The region GCACATGTTCGCCAGGTTGAATTCATTGAGTTGGCTAATTGATTTATCACACAACCAACTCACAATGTCCATACCAGTAGAGATGGGTAGCTTGATAAACCTTGGGTCCTTGAACATCTCTCACAACAATCTCACGGGAAGAATACCGTCCACACTCGGTGCATGTGTCCGGTTGGAAGCGCTTCGTGTAGAAGGGAACCTCCTACAAGGAAGTATTCCACAATCACTATCAAACCTCAAAGGGATCCAAGTGTTAGATTTCTCCCAGAACAATCTGTCTGGTACTATCCCGGAGTTCCTTGAGACCTTCACCTCATTGGAGTATCTGAATATGTCCTTCAACAACTTGGAAGGACTAGTTCCCACGGGTGGagtgtttgctaataaaagtggtgTTTTTGTCCAAGGAAACCCACACCTTTGTGCAAACATTGCAGTAGAAGGATTGCCTGTGTGCTTTGATTCGGCATCTGCAAAAAAGCACAAGTTTTTCATTCCGATGATGATAGCTCTATCAACTCTGGTTACACTTGCTTTGATCTTGGGTATGTTCAATTTTTTGTTGAAGCGAAAGTATACATCATGTGAGAGAATTGGCCATTCATACATGGAGCTGAAGAGAATAACATATGGTGACATCGACAAAGCAACAAATAGTTTTTCTCCAGCAAATGTAGTGGGTTCCGGACAAGTCGGGACAGTTTACAAAGGTTCGTTCTACGTGGAAGACGGTACAATTGCTATTAAAGTATTCAAGCTCAATCAGCATGGCGCATTGGATAGCTTCATTGCTGAGTGCAAGGCATTGAAACACATCCGTCACCGGAACCTTGTGAAGGTGATAACTGCATGCTCAACTTATGACCTAGTGGGAAATGAGTTCAGGGCTCTAGTCTTTGAGTATATGGCAAATGGCAGCCTTGAAAACCGACTTCATAGCCAGGTTGGTGATCAGAGTCTAGGGGCAGTGATAGGCATATCAGTTGACATTGCTTGTGCTCTTGAGTACCTCCATAACCAGTGCATCCCGCCGGTTGTTCACTGTGACCTGAAGCCAAGCAACATACTTTTCGACCACGATAATACCGCGTGCGTCTCTGACTTTGGTCTAGCGAAGCTAATTCATGGATGTTCATCTGGAGGGCAGAGCAGCACAACAAGTATAGTTGGACCAAGGGGATCTATTGGGTACATACCTCCTGGTGAGTATGTTTTACAAGCACATTCTGAAATAATGTTTATGAAATATAGTTTGATCAACTATATCAGTTGCAAGTTTTTTCTATCAATACTAGCATTTTCACCACCGCTGAAGAACCTTTTACTTCCAAACATTATTGCAGAGTATGGCATGGGCTGTGAAATCTCGACCGAGGGAGACGTCTACAGCTATGGCATTGTTCTTTTGGAAATGCTAACACGGAAACGACCTACCAATGAAGAGTTCAGTGATGGCATGACGCTCCGGAAGTATGTAGATGCATCGCTTTCACGAACCCAAGACATTCTTCACCCCGGTCTTACTTCACAGACGACAGAGCAGCGTGTCGATCATATCCCAAACTTGCAAGAATACAACACACTTGCGCTGAAGGGTATATGTGCTCTCCGACTCCTTAGACTTGGCTTATTATGCTCCGCGGAATCACCGAAGGATCGCCCAGCGATGCATGATGTCTACGGTGAAGTAACTGAAGTAAAAGAGGCATTTTTCTCTATGGACGACTGAAGCAATGACCTTATATACATTATTAAGGCAAACAAATAAGGCGGTCGATGAAGTTGAAGCTCGTTGCTTTGACCACGGCATGGCAATATGTTGATAACTTGCTATCTTTTCCACTGCCATCTTTTTCCTATTCAATAAGTCAATATGTTTGGCCCGGTGTAATAATTTGGTTGTCTATGCTACAGATGTCTCGGCAATATATTTTGAGAATCCTTCCACGTTAATAGAGCCCTTTGCCGGATAATTTTGGGTTTCTACTGGGGacattttttatgttttatttgcTGGAAAAAGAAGAAGCCTGGAACAAATACACATTATACGCACGTGTCAGATGCCTACTTAAACCAATATTTAATGCAAAATACAGTTGGAAGTGAAAAGCTCATTTTCCAGCTCACCTCTCGCCAAGAACTTATAAATTTTCTACGAAATATGATTCAATTTCTAACTTAGACAAGAAAAGTAGATATATAAATGAACAACCCTCGAGTAATATAGCCATAGAGTTGTATTTTTGTACAAGTCATATGATATTTTTAAATGTTTCTTGCAAATGCATATGGTATAGACTAATTTACATCTAAACCTGAGAATAGTTTCAAACCAGATTGAGACCAGCCCAAACCATACCACTCCGCCTCTTTCATTCAGAGACCAATCCAATCCAAACTTTAACCACCATAATGTAGACCAAACCAAACTACGTGCGTTTTCCACCCAGCCCCGTCCAAACCATTTTTCGTTTTTGGGTTGAAACTGAAATCTGAAACCATGGACACAAATAGCTGGCGTGCACGTCAAGCAGACCCGTGAGGATGGAGAAGAGCGCACTAGCGTCCGTGTGCGCTTCCACACCGACCAACAGCTGTGGCTATGGGCACCGCGCGTAGTAGTTGATCTTCATCTTCAAGTGGCAAGTCGTCCTCGACGGGTAGTAGCGCCGGTGAGGTGAAGGTGGGGCTCGAGCGTGGGCACCAGAACACCTAGTCCAAGGGATATGATGCCGAGGAGCCTAGTCCAAGGGATATGATGCCGAGGAGCCTAGTCCAAGGGATAGGATGCCGAGCAGCTGGCAGGGAACGTAAGCTTGAGGGAGTGAACTGAAACTGGCCGATTTAGTCGAGAGACTGGTTAAACGGTTTGAGACCAACTCGTTTGTGTCTAGATCAAACCAGTCCAATCCAGTGTCTCATAAAGTCCAAACCACACCAGACTGTTTTAGATTCTCGGCCCATTTACACCAACCAAACACAATCCAATAAGAAAACCAAACTGAAACCAAGGTTTCAGTCCAAAATATTACATCCATCAATTGTTTCACATTTTTGGAAAATTCATGGGGAAAGGAGAATATGGGATGCCAAAGTAACTTTCGCCTGCATCAAGTGCATGTATCAACTTTACCTTAAAAAGAAACCGGTAGTAGAACTAGCAGAGTAATGTACTTGTTTGAAACAAATAACTATAATAAAATCATGGTGCAAACTGACAAAGGAGCAACTGAACTAATCTGCCGTCCTCTTTCAAGTTCTCCATATACACAGGTTGCTAGGTCATACATGAGAGATCATCGGTTGCTACGGACCAAGGTTGCAACCACACCAAAATGATGTATTAAAATCACCAGACAAATATTCTTTGCACAACACACATACAAAAACGCAAAACGATATATCATGGGCTCCTGGTCGCATGCATGTACATCAACTTCTAACATTTGGCATCCACATTCTTATCGCACAGAATGGCATAGCGGTCATCCAAGAGCCTTTTTTACACTCTTCTTTCAGCAAGGAGTAATAGTATGCCTGCATCTGACCAGCACCTAAGAGCACCCCAAACATTTACTTACTGGGCCTAGGAACTCTAGAAAGCCATGCGTAGGCGGGGGTGAATTTTCATCTGTTTTACAAGGCAAATGTTTCAGAAATGCCCTAACTGCGCCCGTTACGCCGTTTTCAGATTCCATGGCCTTGGCAAGCTCCACGGCCTTTTCTTTCACCTGAAATCACATGGGAAGCTATTTATGCTGTAATTTTACCAACAGGAGATCATACAAAGCTAATTCAGTACTGATTTGTGTACATATAAGTCCCAAAGCCGGTCCAATTTGAGAACTTAAGATCTGAATTTGAACATTCTAAAGATTCAATTTGGGAATGGAACCAGACGGGTTCCTGCTTCTTGGGCAGTAACCAGTCAGTTCTTGGTTTTTGGAACCATGTTGGGTACCAAACTACCAATACACCGGTAAGTAGCCGACGGTGACAGAATCTTTCCAAAAACTCAAGTAAATGGTCATTCAGAGAGGAAGCAGTAAAACAAAGTATATTCGGATGAAGTCTTCATGTAAAAACGTTCTAGGTCTTAAATGGTGGATGGATCATGGGTGTAATGTTCTAAACATCTAATTATCAAGGTGAGAATCTAGCAATTTTGTATATAAGTATATCATAATTCATAACCATATCTGTGACATTACCTGCAGCCTATCTATGCACATCTGTGTCCATATTATTGTTATCTATTTTTTCGATATGAAACAAAAGGAAAAGTAACATATGCCCAAGTGCAGAAAAATTGTACAGTTACCTCTGGATCTAACATGAAGTTTATAACATCAACCAACTTCTGCAAATTGAATTGATCAACGGGTATAGGCGAAGGCCCTACCCCTCTAGCATGCACCCGTTCTCCCCAGAAAGGTTGGTCACCAAAGAAAGGTACAAAAGTTGTAGGACACTAAAATCACCAAAACAGTGGGTTAGAACTAAACTAAATATAAGAACTGGTCCAAAAAATAGCAAACATTATGATCAGGTGCAGTTGTCAGTTGCTTAGCTAGTTATAAGAGTTCTGTATagtctttattttctttttatgcttTTGTAAAACACTTGCCTGTACAATTTATTTAAAATTAATAAAAATACGCAGCGTAGTCCTGCTGTTTCCCTAAAAAAACAGAGAAAATGCTGCTAATAAAAGTTGTCTCATTGGCAACTGCAGGCATGCCCTGATCAGGAATTGTTTTCAACTGATTCTAACTCTACCTAACAATAATTGGCTTGAAAAATTATACTccttccgatccatattaattgttgctCCTTCAGTACTAAAGCAGCAACAATTAATATGGATGGGAGGGAGTACTGTATTTGCATCTAGAATAGTGTGGAAGTCATGTGGCATCGTGATGAATAGCTCGTAACGTAATGCAACTGAGAGNNNNNNNNNNNNNNNNNNNNNNNNNNNNNNNNNNNNNNNNNNNNNNNNNNNNNNNNNNNNNNNNNNNNNNNNNNNNNNNNNNNNNNNNNNNNNNNNNNNNNNNNNNNNNNNNNNNNNNNNNNNNNNNNNNNNNNNNNNNNNNNNNNNNNNNNNNNNNNNNNNNNNNNNNNNNNNNNNNNNNNNNNNNNNNNNNNNNNNNNNNNNNNNNNNNNNNNNNNNNNNNNNNNNNNNNNNNNNNNNNNNNNNNNNNNNNNNNNNNNNNNNNNNNNNNNNNNNNNNNNNNNNNNNNNNNNNNNNNNNNNNNNNNNNNNNNNNNNNNNNNNNNNNNNNNNNNNNNNNNNNNNNNNNNNNNNNNNNNNNNNNNNNNNNNNNNNNNNNNNNNNNNNNNNNNNNNNNNNNNNNNNagagagagagagagagagagagagagagagagagagagagagagagagagagagagagagagtaccgcTGCTTTCAGGCCGCTGCTTTCATGGTGTACGTGTGAGGTACAAAAAAGTGTGAGCCCTCCTCTCAACAGAATAAACAGACACTGTTAGCACCATGGTGGCCACACTGGAGTTCTTTCACTAGATTTTCTTAATATGCCCCATGGAAATTGTTTGTTAATTAGTTTTACAAAAATAGGAAACATTCAGAATTGATTGATGATCACCAAAAATACTATATGAATTAAAGATAATACACTTCATGCACCAATCCACCAAGAGTAACAAGTAGCAAAGGCTTACCACTGCCTTACACTGCAATAAAATCCAGTCATGAGGGCAGTTGTCAAGTACATATATGGAATCTTTTGGTTCTGCCACTACAAAAGCCCAAAGGTTCAAGAACTCGGGATGGACTCAAAATATATGCCCACAACCAAATAGTGCAACATTCCCACAAATCACAAGATGAACTTACAtgttccaaggccaccccaaccTTTGTTGATGATACCTCTCTGTCCAGTCATTTCGAGTGCTTTGACAATGGTTTCAGTCATCTTTGCTGGATCTTGAACTGGCTAGTGTATCAGGATTTTTTTTGTAAAGAATTAGGTAAGGCATTATAGTGGCTTTTCAAAAGCACCTAGCATTTAAATTTTTATTAAATTTCACAGTTAGTTGAGACTATCTTTTTTAGATGTAATGTAACAATTGGCACCTAGCATTGCAAACCCCCTGTTTGAATTAGTAACAATTCCCCTAACTAACTAAGCTACAAACTATAGAGCTAAACTACCCTCTGCCTAAAGCACACGAATAACTTCTTCTATGAGATGCTGCACAGATTCCAAGTGGCAAACCAATTTCTTATAGTGGGAAAAAATGCATAAAGCCACTTTCTGCTGTAAAACATGGAAAGTTCCACTAATCCACAAAGTGTATTCACTGCCAATGACATCAGGGTAATTAAGAAAGATTCCCTTTGCAACTAAGCAACTAACCCTATCTTGCCAGGCAGTACAATAAGTTGAACACAGTAGGTCAAATAATGCACCATATCAGAATTGGAAAAATGGAACTTAAAAACGACATGCAGTAATAAATATAAGAAAGGTCAAACTGATCTTACAAGGCTACCAAAACCAACATAAATTGGCTTGTCACCAGCTTCAAGCCATTTCACAAGTTCTTCAGGAGGTACGTAATCCGAAGCAAGATCAAGGAAGCAAAATCCAACAACATCGATCTTGGGGCCCCAGTCTGCATTCAAATAGATGACAACTTCAACATTGAGCTATACAACCCATTCACAACAACAAAATACTGACTTGAGGACAAAAGCCATCTGAAAATTCAAATGCTATAGTTTTCCCAATAAACTACTCCACAAATCACAACTGCAGTTATAATCTCAACACGAATTATAGAAGCTCCTTAACTAATTAGCAGTATAAGACATGCACAAATCTAGCAAGTAGTCCCTCTGTTCGTAAATATATGACGTTTTGGTAGTTCAAATTGAATTACCAAAATATCGACGTCGTTCCCAAATATATGACGTTTTGGTACTTCAATTACAATGTCGCATTTCCTGAAATTTCAATCTGCTAGCTTGCAGTAAAAAGGCAATTGAGATGCAACTGCTCAATTtgttgtcgtacattcggtacttgatcggttggatcacgaagaagttcgactacatcaaccgcgtttttgaagcacttccacttatggtctactagggtacgtggacacactcttccctctcgttgctatgcatcacctagatagatcttgcgtgatcgtaggattttttttgaaattaccgcgttcccataAGTGACATCCGAGCcagatctatgcgtagatgttatatgcacgagtagaacacaaagagttgtgggtgataatagtcatactgcttaccactaaCGGCTTACTtttattcggtggtattgttggatgaagcggcccggaccgacattatatgaccgcgttcatgagactggttctaccgacgtgcttttgcacataggtggctggcgggtgtctgtttctccaactttagttgaatcgagtttgatagTGCCGGTCCATTGTTGAAGGttgaaacaacacacttgacgaaaaatcgttgtggttttgatgcgtagtaagaatggttcttgctagaagcccatatcagccacgtaaaacttgcaacaacaaagtagaggacgtctaacttgtttttgcagggcttgctgtgatgcgatatggtcaaggaattatgtgatataatttgttgtatcagATGATCATATTTTCtaacaaagttattggcaactggcaggagccatatgcttgtcgctttattgtatgcaatgcaatcatcatgtaattgttttactttatcactaagcggtagtgatagtcgtagtaacaatagttggcgagacgacaatgatgctacgatggagatcaaggtgtcgcgccggtgacaatggagatcatgacgatgcttcggtgatggagatcatgagcacaagatgatgatggccatatcatgtcacatattttgattgcatgtgatgtttatctttgatgcatcttattttgcttagtacgttgatagtattataagatgaccccttactaaatttcaaggtataagtgttctccctgagtatgcaccattgctacagttcatcataccgagacaccatgtgatgatcgggtgtgataagctctacgttcacatacaacgggtgcaagccagttttgcacacgcagaatactcgagttaaacttgatgagcctagcatatgcagatatggcctcggaacactgagaccggaaggttgaacgtgaatcatataatagatatgatcaacatagtgatgttcaccattgaaaactactccatctcacgtgatgatcggacatggtttagttgatttggatcacgtgatcatttagatgactagagggatgtctatctaagtgggagttcttaagtaatatgattaatttaactttaatttatcatgaacttagtcctgatagtattttgcatgtctatgttattttagatcaatggcccatgctaccgttcctttaaattttaatgcgttcctagagaaagctaagttgaatgatgatggcagcaactacacggactgggtccgtaacttgaggattatccacattgctgcacagaagaattacatcctagaagcaccgttaggtgtaccacccacgccagcaactgcagacattgtgaatgcctggcagacgcgtgttgatgactactcggtagttcagtgtgccatgctctacgTCTTaggatcaggacttcaaagacgtttttaatGTCAaggagcatatgcgatgttccaagagttgaagttaatatttcaagaaaatgcctgagttgagagatatgaagcctccaacaagttctattgctggaaaatggaggagaatagttctgttagtgaacacatactcagaatttctgggtaccataatcacttgactcagctgggagttaatcttcctgatgatagtgtcattgacagagttcttcaatcactgccaccaaactataaaggcttcgtgatgaactataatatgcaagggatgaacaagactatccccgagctcttcgcaatgctaaaagctgcggaggtagaaatcaagaaggagcatcaagtgttgatggtcaacaataccactagtttcaagaaaaagggcaaagggaagaaggggaacttcaagaagaatggcaagaaagttgttgctcaggagaagaaatccaagtctggacctaagcctgaaactgagtgcttctactgcaaagggactggtcactagaagcggaactaccccatgtatttggcggataagaaggatggaaaaatgAAAGGTAtagttgatatacatgttattgatttgtaccttactaatgctcatagtagcgcctgggtatttgatactggtttggttgctcatatttgcaactcaaaacaggcgcTACAgattaacactagtagaaaagagggctttggttcaggccgggtcagcccattagtcccggtacagtccagaaccgggacccgtaggggcattggtcccggttcgtgagcccagggggccggccgggccacgtgggccattggtcccggttcgtctggaccttttggtcccggttggtgggacgaaccgggaccaatgggcctggctcctggcccaccaccattggtcccggttggtggcttgaaccgggacaacaggctgcccttttgtcccggttcgtgccacgaaccgggaccattgaggtgcctatatatacccctcgcccacgagcagagcactccattgctatgtttttctctgg is a window of Triticum dicoccoides isolate Atlit2015 ecotype Zavitan chromosome 2B, WEW_v2.0, whole genome shotgun sequence DNA encoding:
- the LOC119366777 gene encoding sterol 3-beta-glucosyltransferase UGT80A2-like codes for the protein MTETIVKALEMTGQRGIINKGWGGLGTLAEPKDSIYVLDNCPHDWILLQCKAVVHHESSGLKAACPTTFVPFFGDQPFWGERVHARGVGPSPIPVDQFNLQKLVDVINFMLDPEVKEKAVELAKAMESENGVTGAVRAFLKHLPCKTDENSPPPTHGFLEFLGPVSKCLGCS
- the LOC119366776 gene encoding receptor kinase-like protein Xa21, encoding MVCPLLAILLLSSATNLLSSAATLADSIHINRDALLCLKSRLHSPTGALATWNNATSPDFCTWHGVSCTRRPRQAPLVMALDMEAEGLSGEIPPCISNLTSLVRIHLPNNTLSGHIPPELGRLSRLRYLNLSFNMLSGTIPFSIGTLHNLSSLDLGNNRLSGEIPPLLGSSRALESVSLTNNLLDGKIPQSLANSSSSLTTLLLAQNQLQGFIPDFGKLSRLEILDLSYNNLSGTVPYSIYNLSALFFLGLANNNLGGTLPSDMGNTLPKIEILMMSDNHFEGDIPASLQNASRMRFIHLGDNSLTGVIPSFSSMPSLKYVMLYSNQLEAGDWTFFSSLANCTQLQNLNVDTNNLRGDLPANSIANLPKSLTALSLNSNNILGTIPMEIGNLSNLSMLYLDTNLFTGPIPSTIGQLSNLIVLSLSKNKFFGEIPPSIGILNQLEELYLQENQLSGSIPESLGGCHNLLAVNLSSNTLGGIISGHMFARLNSLSWLIDLSHNQLTMSIPVEMGSLINLGSLNISHNNLTGRIPSTLGACVRLEALRVEGNLLQGSIPQSLSNLKGIQVLDFSQNNLSGTIPEFLETFTSLEYLNMSFNNLEGLVPTGGVFANKSGVFVQGNPHLCANIAVEGLPVCFDSASAKKHKFFIPMMIALSTLVTLALILGMFNFLLKRKYTSCERIGHSYMELKRITYGDIDKATNSFSPANVVGSGQVGTVYKGSFYVEDGTIAIKVFKLNQHGALDSFIAECKALKHIRHRNLVKVITACSTYDLVGNEFRALVFEYMANGSLENRLHSQVGDQSLGAVIGISVDIACALEYLHNQCIPPVVHCDLKPSNILFDHDNTACVSDFGLAKLIHGCSSGGQSSTTSIVGPRGSIGYIPPEYGMGCEISTEGDVYSYGIVLLEMLTRKRPTNEEFSDGMTLRKYVDASLSRTQDILHPGLTSQTTEQRVDHIPNLQEYNTLALKGICALRLLRLGLLCSAESPKDRPAMHDVYGEVTEVKEAFFSMDD